The Onthophagus taurus isolate NC chromosome 2, IU_Otau_3.0, whole genome shotgun sequence genome includes a window with the following:
- the LOC111427424 gene encoding zinc finger protein 62 homolog isoform X2, giving the protein MMGDEARFGNYSCCCRLCLSEQFESLKPIFEGADENNEDGPFLVQQIQSFLGIEIVQGDKLSTMICDLCRQKIHGFQEYKKSCSENQRKLQNLLSTWDPTGESNSNMVIIKEEPSEIEDYYDEPPILSPQHRPIEEDTLASTTEMNVLSSQEEVSQHSIDSQISQNGSIPPSLDSEADLSESDVQKIQFAAGLRLKSKSLTNNCDASKADLSLTKIEEAYIEKNKALVSMLYSSYCACHNFNYNTAKRLYGHLRANYNWVPVFTCYNCLITFTSRAALMTHGRRCPKPFLENCIRLAQVKKRLDNRTRLYQFYRCGMCDLNFAFYDDYENHLHQDHAVAEYCKWCSKVFTTKEEATKHLFESCNLHYFCDICYTAFETLDKFKEHCEIDHDKNDNYVFVEYHKEFKLVDPLEILRSRKRKYPETEPDPQIDLINPAKKMKSIKLEKARRVDEISEDDLDIDDVYQNDSSNTSYNLRSPTLKTPRKYGKYKFNGWKTEPSKCEKCDREFSTYYNMVRHMKTHEESEKHLQCSFCPEKFRLVSELKEHLNITHGEAHICSDCGKQFETFKQLDQHRFIHLNIKVYRDSETSSYRVTNPRYQCEECDSAFETEPLLKQHLSKHYVVVKREPDIGRPRSEDGFESSSSKRLKHSCEDCNRHYLSAKGLWLHNKRHHPNRTVPQQSYKCDICDKVCSTNAAYHSHRAMHFRHSAKNKTELQKDPKAVEEQNDEDDDYFTCKRCFKVFSTKYNLKTHLKTHGVNIAGGRSVSKTGKSTKTFWCDICHQACQGYQELQKHKQEHVNENLGDTESIEDDVDIKPNLKTCELCSRIFITQLGYIKHKQKHEKVDNLNAAPIKKAGCFYFCKYCKIPFSSTNALCDHMLEEHDEVIKQNKPKQQHAKKYDCNICNKSFVSSNALCSHQGWHKRTNNLNSPLNYALKPQPKGYNINENHHQQLQQPTNPKLLREIKEEPQQQPTVMPFKARNTCKVCGLSFSTDTALQIHVLEVHRNVNATLITPKCTTCQIEFATNEAFDEHQKLHALPPQLLFKCKYCPKMFPKCNAFNMHINTFHPQYNTVGKIKCHECNRFFEKQNALAMHLKVHDRQKMSMGATQPMKQETTPKPATKLFTCSICFASFTIAKDLRNHIIATHPF; this is encoded by the exons ATGATGGGAGACGAAGCGAGGTTTGGAAATTATAGCTGTTGTTGCCGCCTGTGCTTATCGGAACAGTTCGAGTCGTTGAAGCCAATATTCGAGGGCGCCGACGAGAATAACGAAGATGGACCGTTTTTGGTACAACAAATTCAATCGTTCCTGGGCATAGAA ATTGTTCAAGGGGACAAATTATCTACAATGATTTGCGACCTATGTCGCCAGAAGATCCATGGTTTTCAAGAATACAAGAAATCATGTTCagaaaatcaaagaaaattacaaaacttgtTGAGCACTTGGGATCCAACCGGTGAATCCAACTCCAATAtg gTGATTATCAAAGAGGAACCATCTGAAATTGAGGATTACTATGATGAACCCCCAATTTTATCACCACAACATCGACCTATAGAAGAAGATACCTTAGCATCCACAACAGAAATGAATG ttttATCAAGTCAAGAAGAAGTTTCTCAACACTCTATCGACTCTCAAATCAGTCAAAACGGATCAATTCCACCCAGTTTAGATTCAGAAGCGGATCTTTCCGAATCAGACGtgcaaaaaattcaatttgcaGCTGGATTACGTTTAAAATCAAAGTCTCTTACAAACAATTGTGATGCTTCAAAGGCAGACCTTtcgttaacaaaaattgaggAAGCTtacatcgagaaaaacaaagcTTTGGTCTCAATGTTGTACAGCTCTTACTGTGCTTGCCACAACTTCAATTACAACACCGCGAAACGTCTTTACGGACATTTACGCGCCAATTACAATTGGGTTCCAGTGTTCACCTGTTACAATTGCTTGATTACGTTCACGTCGAGGGCTGCTTTGATGACTCATGGGAGAAGATGTCCAAAACCGTTCCTCGAAAACTGTATCCGACTGGCGCAAGTAAAGAAACGGTTGGATAATAGAACGAGATTGTACCAGTTTTATAGATGTGGAATGTGTGATTTAAACTTTGCATTTTACGATGATTATGAAAATCATTTACATCAAGATCATGCTGTGGCGGAATATTGTAAGTGGTGCTCTAAAGTGTTTACTACAAAAGAGGAGGCaacaaaacatttatttgaaagctgtaatcttcattatttCTGCGATATTTGTTACACTGCTTTTGAAACTTTGGATAAGTTTAAAGAACATTGCGAAATTGATCACGATAAGAATGATAATTACGTTTTCGTCGAATATCACAAAGAATTTAAACTAGTAGATCCACTAGAGATATTACGATCAAGAAAGCGTAAGTATCCGGAAACAGAACCTGATCCGCAAATCGATCTGATAAACCCGgcgaaaaaaatgaaatccATAAAACTAGAAAAAGCAAGAAGGGTCGATGAAATATCGGAAGATGATCTAGACATTGACGATGTCTATCAAAATGATAGTTCAAATACATCTTATAATTTAAGATCACCGACACTAAAAACGCCAAGGAAGTACggaaaatacaaatttaacgGTTGGAAAACCGAACCttcaaaatgtgaaaaatgcGATCGAGAATTCTCGACTTACTATAACATGGTGCGTCATATGAAAACTCACGAAGAATCGGAAAAGCATTTGCAATGTTCATTTTGCCCAGAAAAGTTCCGATTAGTATCCGAACTAAAAGAGCATTTAAATATAACCCACGGAGAAGCTCACATTTGCTCCGATTGCGGTAAACAATTCGAAACATTCAAACAACTCGATCAACATCGATTCATTCATCTAAATATTAAAGTATATCGCGATTCTGAAACATCTTCATATCGCGTCACAAACCCACGTTACCAATGTGAAGAATGCGATTCAGCTTTCGAAACTGAACCActattaaaacaacatttatCCAAACATTATGTGGTTGTTAAAAGGGAACCTGATATTGGCAGACCAAGATCGGAAGATGGTTTCGAATCTTCATCATCGAAACGTCTAAAACACTCTTGCGAAGATTGCAACAGACATTATTTAAGCGCGAAGGGGCTATGGTTACATAATAAACGTCACCATCCGAATCGGACGGTACCCCAGCAATCTTACAAGTGCGACATTTGTGATAAAGTGTGTTCTACAAACGCTGCGTACCATTCCCATCGAGCGATGCATTTCAGACATTCagccaaaaataaaaccgagTTACAAAAAGACCCCAAAGCCGTTGAAGAACAAAACGATGAAGATGATGATTATTTCACCTGCAAACGTTgctttaaagttttttcaacCAAATACAACTTGAAAACACACTTAAAGACGCACGGTGTAAACATTGCAGGTGGTAGATCCGTTTCGAAAACTGGAAAATCAACAAAGACTTTCTGGTGTGATATTTGTCACCAAGCATGTCAAGGTTATCAAGAACTCCAAAAACATAAACAAGAACATGTTAACGAGAACTTAGGTGATACCGAGAGTATCGAAGATGATGTCGATATCAAACCTAACTTGAAAACATGCGAATTATGTTCAAGAATATTTATAACGCAATTGGGTTATATTAAGCATAAACAAAAACACGAAAAAGTGGATAATTTGAATGCGGCTCCAATTAAGAAAGCGGGATGTttctatttttgtaaatattgtaAGATACCATTTTCGTCGACGAACGCTTTATGCGATCATATGTTAGAAGAACACGATGAAGTTATTAAGCAAAATAAACCGAAGCAACAACATGCGAAGAAATACGACTGTAATATTTGTAACAAAAGTTTTGTAAGTTCAAATGCTTTATGTTCGCACCAGGGATGGCATAAACGTACAAATAACTTGAACTCGCCATTAAATTACGCTTTGAAACCACAACCAAAAGGATACAACATCAATGAAAATCACCATCAACAACTACAACAACCGACTAATCCGAAGTTATTAAgagaaattaaagaagaacCGCAACAACAACCTACAGTAATGCCATTTAAAGCTAGGAATACCTGCAAAGTATGTGGATTATCATTTTCCACAGATACCGCCTTACAAATTCACGTTTTGGAAGTACATCGGAACGTAAACGCGACATTAATTACTCCGAAATGTACAACATGTCAAATTGAATTTGCTACAAACGAAGCGTTTGATgaacatcaaaaattacacGCGTTGCCACCACAGCTATTATTCAAATGTAAATATTGCCCGAAAATGTTCCCGAAATGCAACGCTTTTAATATGCATATCAATACGTTCCATCCACAGTATAATACTGTTGGGAAAATAAAATGTCATGAGTGTAATCGGTTCTTCGAAAAGCAAAATGCTCTAGCGATGCATCTTAAAGTTCATGATCGGCAAAAAATGTCGATGGGTGCAACACAGCCAATGAAACAGGAAACAACACCGAAACCAGCTACAAAATTGTTCACGTGTTCGATTTGTTTTGCTAGTTTTACTATAGCCAAAGATTTACGGAACCATATTATAGCTACACATCCgttttaa
- the LOC111427424 gene encoding zinc finger protein 721-like isoform X1 — protein MMGDEARFGNYSCCCRLCLSEQFESLKPIFEGADENNEDGPFLVQQIQSFLGIEIVQGDKLSTMICDLCRQKIHGFQEYKKSCSENQRKLQNLLSTWDPTGESNSNMVIIKEEPSEIEDYYDEPPILSPQHRPIEEDTLASTTEMNAHALNDHTLEIPLILPKTIITNSNKTCSYCNKSFSTSGNRLRHERMSHRIENITSFSVLSSQEEVSQHSIDSQISQNGSIPPSLDSEADLSESDVQKIQFAAGLRLKSKSLTNNCDASKADLSLTKIEEAYIEKNKALVSMLYSSYCACHNFNYNTAKRLYGHLRANYNWVPVFTCYNCLITFTSRAALMTHGRRCPKPFLENCIRLAQVKKRLDNRTRLYQFYRCGMCDLNFAFYDDYENHLHQDHAVAEYCKWCSKVFTTKEEATKHLFESCNLHYFCDICYTAFETLDKFKEHCEIDHDKNDNYVFVEYHKEFKLVDPLEILRSRKRKYPETEPDPQIDLINPAKKMKSIKLEKARRVDEISEDDLDIDDVYQNDSSNTSYNLRSPTLKTPRKYGKYKFNGWKTEPSKCEKCDREFSTYYNMVRHMKTHEESEKHLQCSFCPEKFRLVSELKEHLNITHGEAHICSDCGKQFETFKQLDQHRFIHLNIKVYRDSETSSYRVTNPRYQCEECDSAFETEPLLKQHLSKHYVVVKREPDIGRPRSEDGFESSSSKRLKHSCEDCNRHYLSAKGLWLHNKRHHPNRTVPQQSYKCDICDKVCSTNAAYHSHRAMHFRHSAKNKTELQKDPKAVEEQNDEDDDYFTCKRCFKVFSTKYNLKTHLKTHGVNIAGGRSVSKTGKSTKTFWCDICHQACQGYQELQKHKQEHVNENLGDTESIEDDVDIKPNLKTCELCSRIFITQLGYIKHKQKHEKVDNLNAAPIKKAGCFYFCKYCKIPFSSTNALCDHMLEEHDEVIKQNKPKQQHAKKYDCNICNKSFVSSNALCSHQGWHKRTNNLNSPLNYALKPQPKGYNINENHHQQLQQPTNPKLLREIKEEPQQQPTVMPFKARNTCKVCGLSFSTDTALQIHVLEVHRNVNATLITPKCTTCQIEFATNEAFDEHQKLHALPPQLLFKCKYCPKMFPKCNAFNMHINTFHPQYNTVGKIKCHECNRFFEKQNALAMHLKVHDRQKMSMGATQPMKQETTPKPATKLFTCSICFASFTIAKDLRNHIIATHPF, from the exons ATGATGGGAGACGAAGCGAGGTTTGGAAATTATAGCTGTTGTTGCCGCCTGTGCTTATCGGAACAGTTCGAGTCGTTGAAGCCAATATTCGAGGGCGCCGACGAGAATAACGAAGATGGACCGTTTTTGGTACAACAAATTCAATCGTTCCTGGGCATAGAA ATTGTTCAAGGGGACAAATTATCTACAATGATTTGCGACCTATGTCGCCAGAAGATCCATGGTTTTCAAGAATACAAGAAATCATGTTCagaaaatcaaagaaaattacaaaacttgtTGAGCACTTGGGATCCAACCGGTGAATCCAACTCCAATAtg gTGATTATCAAAGAGGAACCATCTGAAATTGAGGATTACTATGATGAACCCCCAATTTTATCACCACAACATCGACCTATAGAAGAAGATACCTTAGCATCCACAACAGAAATGAATG CACACGCATTAAACGATCACACACTCGAAATACCTCTTATTCTACCAAAGACCATAATCACTAATAGTAACAAAACATGTTCGTATtgcaataaaagtttttccaCCTCCGGTAACCGCTTAAGGCATGAAAGGATGTCCCATCGTATCGAAAATATAACAAGTTTTAGTG ttttATCAAGTCAAGAAGAAGTTTCTCAACACTCTATCGACTCTCAAATCAGTCAAAACGGATCAATTCCACCCAGTTTAGATTCAGAAGCGGATCTTTCCGAATCAGACGtgcaaaaaattcaatttgcaGCTGGATTACGTTTAAAATCAAAGTCTCTTACAAACAATTGTGATGCTTCAAAGGCAGACCTTtcgttaacaaaaattgaggAAGCTtacatcgagaaaaacaaagcTTTGGTCTCAATGTTGTACAGCTCTTACTGTGCTTGCCACAACTTCAATTACAACACCGCGAAACGTCTTTACGGACATTTACGCGCCAATTACAATTGGGTTCCAGTGTTCACCTGTTACAATTGCTTGATTACGTTCACGTCGAGGGCTGCTTTGATGACTCATGGGAGAAGATGTCCAAAACCGTTCCTCGAAAACTGTATCCGACTGGCGCAAGTAAAGAAACGGTTGGATAATAGAACGAGATTGTACCAGTTTTATAGATGTGGAATGTGTGATTTAAACTTTGCATTTTACGATGATTATGAAAATCATTTACATCAAGATCATGCTGTGGCGGAATATTGTAAGTGGTGCTCTAAAGTGTTTACTACAAAAGAGGAGGCaacaaaacatttatttgaaagctgtaatcttcattatttCTGCGATATTTGTTACACTGCTTTTGAAACTTTGGATAAGTTTAAAGAACATTGCGAAATTGATCACGATAAGAATGATAATTACGTTTTCGTCGAATATCACAAAGAATTTAAACTAGTAGATCCACTAGAGATATTACGATCAAGAAAGCGTAAGTATCCGGAAACAGAACCTGATCCGCAAATCGATCTGATAAACCCGgcgaaaaaaatgaaatccATAAAACTAGAAAAAGCAAGAAGGGTCGATGAAATATCGGAAGATGATCTAGACATTGACGATGTCTATCAAAATGATAGTTCAAATACATCTTATAATTTAAGATCACCGACACTAAAAACGCCAAGGAAGTACggaaaatacaaatttaacgGTTGGAAAACCGAACCttcaaaatgtgaaaaatgcGATCGAGAATTCTCGACTTACTATAACATGGTGCGTCATATGAAAACTCACGAAGAATCGGAAAAGCATTTGCAATGTTCATTTTGCCCAGAAAAGTTCCGATTAGTATCCGAACTAAAAGAGCATTTAAATATAACCCACGGAGAAGCTCACATTTGCTCCGATTGCGGTAAACAATTCGAAACATTCAAACAACTCGATCAACATCGATTCATTCATCTAAATATTAAAGTATATCGCGATTCTGAAACATCTTCATATCGCGTCACAAACCCACGTTACCAATGTGAAGAATGCGATTCAGCTTTCGAAACTGAACCActattaaaacaacatttatCCAAACATTATGTGGTTGTTAAAAGGGAACCTGATATTGGCAGACCAAGATCGGAAGATGGTTTCGAATCTTCATCATCGAAACGTCTAAAACACTCTTGCGAAGATTGCAACAGACATTATTTAAGCGCGAAGGGGCTATGGTTACATAATAAACGTCACCATCCGAATCGGACGGTACCCCAGCAATCTTACAAGTGCGACATTTGTGATAAAGTGTGTTCTACAAACGCTGCGTACCATTCCCATCGAGCGATGCATTTCAGACATTCagccaaaaataaaaccgagTTACAAAAAGACCCCAAAGCCGTTGAAGAACAAAACGATGAAGATGATGATTATTTCACCTGCAAACGTTgctttaaagttttttcaacCAAATACAACTTGAAAACACACTTAAAGACGCACGGTGTAAACATTGCAGGTGGTAGATCCGTTTCGAAAACTGGAAAATCAACAAAGACTTTCTGGTGTGATATTTGTCACCAAGCATGTCAAGGTTATCAAGAACTCCAAAAACATAAACAAGAACATGTTAACGAGAACTTAGGTGATACCGAGAGTATCGAAGATGATGTCGATATCAAACCTAACTTGAAAACATGCGAATTATGTTCAAGAATATTTATAACGCAATTGGGTTATATTAAGCATAAACAAAAACACGAAAAAGTGGATAATTTGAATGCGGCTCCAATTAAGAAAGCGGGATGTttctatttttgtaaatattgtaAGATACCATTTTCGTCGACGAACGCTTTATGCGATCATATGTTAGAAGAACACGATGAAGTTATTAAGCAAAATAAACCGAAGCAACAACATGCGAAGAAATACGACTGTAATATTTGTAACAAAAGTTTTGTAAGTTCAAATGCTTTATGTTCGCACCAGGGATGGCATAAACGTACAAATAACTTGAACTCGCCATTAAATTACGCTTTGAAACCACAACCAAAAGGATACAACATCAATGAAAATCACCATCAACAACTACAACAACCGACTAATCCGAAGTTATTAAgagaaattaaagaagaacCGCAACAACAACCTACAGTAATGCCATTTAAAGCTAGGAATACCTGCAAAGTATGTGGATTATCATTTTCCACAGATACCGCCTTACAAATTCACGTTTTGGAAGTACATCGGAACGTAAACGCGACATTAATTACTCCGAAATGTACAACATGTCAAATTGAATTTGCTACAAACGAAGCGTTTGATgaacatcaaaaattacacGCGTTGCCACCACAGCTATTATTCAAATGTAAATATTGCCCGAAAATGTTCCCGAAATGCAACGCTTTTAATATGCATATCAATACGTTCCATCCACAGTATAATACTGTTGGGAAAATAAAATGTCATGAGTGTAATCGGTTCTTCGAAAAGCAAAATGCTCTAGCGATGCATCTTAAAGTTCATGATCGGCAAAAAATGTCGATGGGTGCAACACAGCCAATGAAACAGGAAACAACACCGAAACCAGCTACAAAATTGTTCACGTGTTCGATTTGTTTTGCTAGTTTTACTATAGCCAAAGATTTACGGAACCATATTATAGCTACACATCCgttttaa
- the LOC111427425 gene encoding E3 ubiquitin-protein ligase Bre1, producing MSKRHMEESGSGQPPIKKIHFEPHLIGPVSTLEELDIKVLQFQNKKLAQRIEQRHRTECELRQRIEQLEKRQTQDDAVLNVVNRYWNQLNEDIRILLQRFDAETSDESENKNENEATTSFLMQLSTWDKEELDDKLANRVQVSKRAVGKLIQAFDRLMQRNEKLTLVLKGELDGQEAPCVEDAIRQTNIQLEGENRKLQNLHTAMHEKYHTANLKMAEIHDKLTAKETENAELKNQIDDLQYELGKVRNRNDKLENHLAEAIEKLKTYHQLHGDPDKGEKPKPVQSTVSQAKFEDLNKEIEEWRELANNRLQELDKLHQTHRETLKEVEKLKMDIRQLPESVIVETTEYKCLQSQFSVLYNESMQLKTQLDEARQQLQTSKNAHLRNIELMESEELIAQKKLRQEVMQLEDILAQLRKEYEMLRIEFEQNLAANEQTGPINREMRHLITSLQNNTQQLKGEVHRYKRKYKEANAEIPKLRKEIEDLTLKLGQQQIMANQDSKEGIKLENIKEEDNSCGEMGGAQVKEEGSGTPSIKKENEEESETAEEGDGEKDKSGAGGSPSIKKEGGKQEKTAKKEVGVKSEKEHREAQRAKEAKIAENEIIRDLKAQLKKALNEQKEMKLLLDMHKSVTKEQRDKVQLMAAEKKLRTELDDMKQQLKKIQESKREERKKLADEEALRKIKQLEEQKYELQKQVASQKPADGNWAGHNVLHQMRPFVGSHEEEALLNEMEVTGQAFEDMQEQNSRLIQQLREKDDANFKLMTERIKSNQLHKLAREEKDVLKEQVSTLSTQVEAAMLVVRKLEEKERILQNTLATAEKELALRQQAMEMHKRKAIESAQSAADLKLHLEKYHSQMKEAQQVVTEKTSSLEAEAYKTKRLQEEIAQLKRKAERMKKMEMAGTTLDEVMMEEIREYKETLTCPSCKVKRKDSVLSKCFHVFCYDCLKTRYETRQRKCPKCNCAFGANDYHRLYF from the exons ATGTCGAAACGGCATATGGAAGAAAGCGGCAGCGGCCAACCGCCCATAAAAAAGATACATTTCGAACCTCACTTAATTGGTCCCGTTTCAACTCTCGAAGAATTAGATATTAaagttcttcaatttcaaaacaaaaaattagcTCAG AGAATAGAACAACGTCATCGTACCGAATGTGAACTACGACAACGTATTGAACAATTAGAAAAACGTCAAACTCAAGACGACGCAGTTTTAAATGTGGTTAATCGATATTGGAATCAGCTTAATGAAGACATTAGGATCTTACTTCAAAGATTCGATGCCGAAACTTCTGATGAGtctgaaaataaaaacgaaaatgaagCAACAACATCGTTTTTAATGCAACTATCAACATGGGATAAAGAGGAACTTGATGATAAATTAGCGAATAGGGTTCAAGTTTCAAAAAGAGCAGTGGGAAAACTTATACAAGCTTTTGATAGATTAATGCAGAGGAATGAAAAACTaactttagttttaaaagGAGAACTTGATGGAC agGAAGCACCTTGTGTTGAAGATGCAATTCGTCAAACAAATATTCAATTAGAAggtgaaaatcgtaaattacaaaatcttcATACAGCAATGCATGAAAAATATCACAcagctaatttaaaaatggcaGAAATTCATGATAAACTGACCGCAAAGGAAACTGAAAACgctgaattaaaaaatcaaattgatgATCTTCAATATGAACTGGGAAAAGTTCGAAATCGTAATGataaattagaaaatcatttagCTGAAGctatagaaaaattaaaaacttatcaTCAATTACATGGTGATCCTGATAAAGGTGAAAAACCAAAACCTGTTCAATCAACGGTTTCTCAAgctaaatttgaagatttaaataaagaaattgaggAATGGCGAGAATTGGCGAATAATCGGCTACAAGAACTCGATAAATTGCATCAAACTCATCGCGAAACATTGAAAGaggttgaaaaattaaaaatggataTTCGCCAATTACCAGAAAGTGTTATTGTTGAAACTACTGAATATAAATGTTTACAATCGCAATTTTCTGTTCTCTATAATGAATCAATGCAATTAAAAACTCAGTTAGACGAAGCCCGGCAACAATTACAAACGAGTAAAAACGCTCATTTGAGAAATATCGAATTAATGGAATCCGAGGAATTAATAGCACAGAAAAAGTTACGTCAAGAAGTAATGCAATTGGAAGATATTTTGGCTCAGTTACGTAAGGAATATGAAATGTTACGAATTGAATTCGAACAAAATTTGGCGGCTAACGAGCAAACGGGTCCCATTAATCGTGAAATGCGACATCTAATAACATCTTTACAAAACAATACTCAACAATTAAAAGGCGAAGTCCATCGTTATAAGcgaaaatataaagaagcGAATGCTGAAATTCCAAAACTAcgaaaagaaattgaagatttAACTTTGAAATTGGGTCAACAACAAATAATGGCAAATCAAGATTCCAAAGAGGGtattaaattagaaaatatcaAAGAGGAGGATAATAGTTGTGGTGAGATGGGAGGGGCTCAAGTAAAAGAGGAAGGATCAGGAACGCCATCGATTAAAAAGGAGAATGAAGAAGAATCAGAGACGGCGGAAGAGGGAGATGGAGAGAAAGATAAAAGTGGAGCTGGAGGATCGccaagtatcaaaaaagaaggAGGAAAGCAGGAGAAGACAGCTAAAAAAGAGGTTGGGGTTAAATCAGAAAAGGAACATAGAGAAGCTCAAAGGGCCAAAGAGGCTAAAATTgctgaaaatgaaataattagaGATCTTAAAGCACAATTAAA aaAAGCTTTAAatgaacaaaaagaaatgaaacttctGTTAGACATGCATAAAAGTGTTACGAAAGAACAACGCGACAAAGTCCAATTAATGGCTGCTGAGAAAAAATTGCGAACCGAATTAGATGATAtgaaacaacaattaaaaaagatacaaGAGAGCAAGCGAGAAGAGCGTAAAAAATTAGCCGATGAAGAAGctttaaggaaaataaagCAGCTTGAAGAGCAAAAGTATGAGTTGCAAAAACAAGTAGCTTCTCAAAAACCCGCAGATGGTAATTGGGCGGGGCATAATGTATTACATCAAATGAGACCATTTGTTGGTTCCCATGAGGAAGAGGCCCTTTTAAATGAAATGGAAGTAACAGGACAAGCGTTTGAAGATATGCAAGAACAAAATTCtag gttgaTTCAACAATTGCGTGAAAAAGATGAtgctaattttaaattaatgaccGAACGAATCAAATCAAATCAATTACACAAATTAGCACGCGAAGAAAAAGATGTACTAAAAGAACAAGTCAGTACATTAAGTACACAAGTGGAAGCCGCAATGTTGGTTGTAAGAAAATTGGAGGAAAAAGAACGGATTTTACAAAACACTTTAGCAACGGCCGAAAAAGAATTAGCACTGAGACAGCAAGCGATGGAAATGCACAAAAGGAAAGCGATTGAATCGGCTCAATCCGCGGCCGATTTAAAATTGCATCTTGAAAAGTATCACTCGCAAATGAAAGAAGCGCAACAAGTCGTCACTGAAAAAACGTCTTCGTTGGAAGCGGAGGCGTATAAAACGAAACGGTTACAAGAGGAAATTGCTCAATTGAAACGCAAAGCAGAACGGATGAAGAAAATGGAAATGGCAGGTACGACGTTAGACGAAGTGATGATGGAGGAAATCCGAGAGTACAAAGAGACTTTAACTTGTCCGTCTTGTAAAGTTAAACGTAAAGATTCCGTGTTATCGAAATGTTTCCATGTTTTTTGTTACGATTGTCTTAAAACGCGATACGAAACGAGGCAGAGAAAGTGTCCAAAATGTAATTGTGCGTTTGGAGCTAACGATTATCAtcgattatatttttaa